A genomic window from Plutella xylostella chromosome 23, ilPluXylo3.1, whole genome shotgun sequence includes:
- the LOC105388843 gene encoding protein DPCD → MKRKACLIEEYNGDILLESVQKKARAISINDPIPPGEKMYRNTIWYKLLMNAEKSCLKDDKIKKIHYKLEDGREMVEEYNIDTQVLLRRAWKVRAQLGGEGKWDVEIGDPIQDGTPHVETAEIMESKDQPVLSRRNTRVNLEWRIRNLPYPIEVYSIAANNEDKCIVIRTTNRKYYKKLQVPELERLNIPIEQANISSIHKFNTLIVTYKKPQQLLDMEKEWFQEVSKVNSIKDVPNDCKAQ, encoded by the exons ATGAAAAGGAAAGCCTGTTTGATCGAAGAGTACAACGGCGATATCCTTTTGGAAAGCGTACAAAAGAAAGCGAGAGCCATAAGTATAAACGACCCAATACCTCCGGGTGAAAAAATGTACAGAAACACTATTTGGTACAAGTTGTTGATGAATGCTGAAAAGTCTTGCTTGAAGGATGATAAGATTAAGAAGATTCACTACAAGCTGGAGGATGGTCGGGAGATGGTGGAAGAGTATAATATAGACACTCAGGTGCTGCTCCGGAGGGCGTGGAAGGTGCGGGCCCAGCTCGGTGGCGAGGGGAAGTGGGACGTGGAGATAGGTGATCCGATACAAGACGGCACACCACATGTAGAGACTGCTGAGATCATGGAGAGCAAAGACCAG CCCGTCTTAAGTCGCCGGAACACTAGAGTAAACTTAGAGTGGAGAATCAGAAACTTACCATATCCCATTGAGGTTTACTCCATTGCGGCTAATAATGAAGACAAATGTATAGTTATAAGAACTACCAATAGGAAATATTATAAGAAGCTACAAGTACCAGAGTTGGAAAGGCTTAATATACCAATAGAGCAAGCCAATATTTCTTCGATCCATAAGTTCAACACCCTAATTGTAACG TATAAGAAGCCCCAGCAACTACTAGACATGGAGAAGGAATGGTTCCAAGAAGTATCAAAAGTGAATTCTATCAAAGACGTGCCCAACGACTGCAAAGCACAGTGA
- the LOC105388848 gene encoding nucleolar protein 16: MKIKKQHRKKKYLHKLNRKRMHLKQKSTGEVTVKAIKDAWDSRKSTQRNLTEMGLANDPNKVIKIPSHRQEVLKRAKSMVVNRDSDSEEEAVYIAPKKEVAEQLEKEARAPKERRFKLPKGQVEFITYLLDKYGHDYKAMAKDKKNYYQETWKQLRAKVKTFMGIPQQYAAYLEERGLLDKEVDEKELKKQAQALIMDDSD, from the exons ATGAAGATTAAAAAGCAACACCGCAAAAAGAAGTATTTGCATAAATTGAACAGGAAACGAATGCACCTAAAACAGAAGAGTACTGGTGAAGTTACTGT GAAAGCTATTAAGGATGCATGGGACAGCAGAAAGTCGACTCAACGGAATCTAACAGAGATGGGTTTAGCAAATGATCCTAACAAAGTAATCAAAATACCCAGTCATAGGCAGGAAGTGCTTAAAAGGGCCAAGTCAATGGTTGTCAACAGAGATTCCGACTCAGAAGAAGAGGCTGTGTACATCGCACCCAAGAAGGAAGTTGCTGAACAACTGGAGAAAGAAGCTAGAGCTCCTAAAGAAAGGAGGTTTAA GCTACCAAAAGGGCAGGTGGAATTCATAACCTACTTACTAGACAAATATGGCCACGACTACAAGGCTATGGCTAAAGACAAGAAGAACTACTATCAAGAAACCTGGAAACAGCTGAGGGCCAAGGTGAAAACCTTCATGGGGATTCCCCAACAATATGCTGCATACTTGGAGGAACGAGGTCTACTTGACAAAGAGGTTGACGAAAAAGAATTGAAGAAACAAGCTCAGGCTTTAATTATGGATGATAGTGATTAG
- the LOC105388856 gene encoding testis-expressed protein 10 homolog — MPQTGATRYQKFLKSEKSKTKLKNKKELPKGTNVTKTNFKIKKIVIKEQLKKHGESEALSSRKLNLKELMSRLNHFNVHSRTDALDGLRELITSHSDVLERNLGQLINGVTPLLMNVEKAVRRETLKVLHLILSNVVPEKTEPFFDIMCTYLRSAMTHIDSRIQEDSLLFLDILLLCTPERIAKDFHKIIPNFLDMISKLRVDSKPGRTLTVNLDSQITSAKWRVKVLHRLQQFLHKYIDCNHITTEDTRKANESVRFDESKLNYYPVTNPNYTSVCHLPCFMSKNSQDQSQDEIEQFKTYIETLVPLLFETWLEVCPASSKEQNMDTVLTEDAAGLLKHTLEVLALIWELIKYLDKKNPSSNLTNFFLQKYKQSFTKHIFQSFPYVCNIKNRSKSANTSQLFEDLITDSKLVNENLEICHLFISFNPHVNIKSQKAEVSSLLNYIERTFNHNTQDHVSDRIIKILHTMFAQEINSWTRNLNTLDTLFKKIIWAYFNQDLSSSFRQKIFALLCQITLNDKLSHFHKSEAYESWLTNLPDILLEETITSQTIDIIFKFAVQNNKVFNSVIRPKLLSILENLPTIKVSDSATAVYKLYSLLYWIKCWDNDSLNLIEKQLVNNVYSGDSGKYIFDTLQLRSELNSQ, encoded by the exons ATGCCTCAGACAGGAGCAACACGTTATCAGAAGTTTCTGAAATCAGAAAAGTCTAAAACCaagctcaaaaataaaaaagagttACCAAAAGGAACCAACGTAACCAagacaaattttaaaataaagaagaTTGTGATAAAGGAGCAACTAAAAAAACATGGTGAAAGTGAGGCTCTATCGTCCAGGAAGTTAAATTTGAAGGAGTTAATGTCCCGGCTGAATCACTTCAACGTACACTCTCGTACGGATGCCTTGGATGGACTTCGGGAGCTCATCACATCACATTCAGACGTGTTGGAGCGAAACCTCGGACAGCTGATTAACGGTGTCACTCCTTTGCTTATGAATGTTGAGAAAGCG GTTCGCCGTGAAACTCTCAAAGTGCTCCACCTGATTCTATCCAATGTGGTTCCGGAGAAAACTGAACCGTTCTTTGACATAATGTGCACATACTTGAGGAGTGCCATGACTCACATCGACAGCAGAATACAAGAGGATTCCCTGCTGTTTCTGGATATATTGCTTCTCTGCACTCCAGAAAGAATTGCCAAggattttcacaaaattattcCCAACTTTCTTGACATGATTTCAAAGTTGAGAGTGGATTCCAAGCCAGGAAGAACTTTAACAGTCAATCTAGACAGCCAGATCACTAGTGCTAAATGGAGAGTAAAGGTCTTACACAGACTACAACAGTtcttacataaatacatagacTGTAACCACATCACAACAGAAGACACAAGAAAAGCTAATGAAAGTGTAAGATTTGATGAAAGCAAATTGAACTATTACCCTGTAACAAATCCGAACTACACTTCAGTTTGTCATCTGCCCTGCTTTATGTCCAAGAATAGCCAAGATCAAAGCCAGGATGAAATAGAACAATTCAAAACCTACATAGAAACATTGGTGCCTTTACTGTTTGAAACTTGGCTGGAAGTGTGTCCGGCCAGCAGTAAAGAACAGAACATGGACACAGTCTTGACTGAAGATGCTGCAGGATTACTGAAGCATACCCTTGAGGTATTAGCCTTGATATGGGAACTCATTAAGTACCTGGACAAAAAGAATCCCAGCTCTAACTTGACCAATTTCTTTCTACAGAAGTATAAGCAGTCATTCACTAAACACATTTTTCAGTCATTCCCATATGTCTGTAACATCAAGAACAGAAGCAAATCTGCAAATACATCACAACTATTTGAAGATTTAATTACAGACTCCAAATTAGTGAATGAAAATTTGGAGATTTGTCATTTGTTCATATCATTTAATCCTCATGTGAACATTAAAAGTCAGAAAGCTGAAGTGAGTTCACTGCTCAATTATATTGAAAGAACTTTTAACCACAACACCCAAGATCATGTTAGTGACCGGATTATCAAAATATTGCACACAATGTTTGCTCAGGAAATTAACAGTTGGACTAGAAACCTTAACACTTTGGATACTCTCTTCAAAAAGATAATTTGGGCATATTTCAATCAAGACTTGTCTAGTAGTTTTCGGCAAAAGATCTTTGCTCTTCTGTGCCAAATCACTCTAAATGACAAACTTTCACACTTCCACAAAAGTGAAGCTTATGAAAGCTGGTTAACCAACTTACCAGACATCCTGTTGGAAGAAACTATAACTTCACAAACTATAgatataatttttaagtttGCTGTTCAAAATAACAAAGTATTTAACAGTGTCATAAGGCCGAAATTGTTGTCAATATTAGAGAATTTGCCTACAATAAAAGTATCAGATTCTGCTACTGCTGTCTATAAGTTGTATTCACTCTTGTACTGGATCAAATGCTGGGATAATGATTCATTGAATTTGATAGAGAAACAATTGGTTAATAATGTATACTCAGGTGACAgcggaaaatatatttttgatacCTTACAATTAAGAAGTGAGTTAAAtagtcaataa